One window from the genome of Eublepharis macularius isolate TG4126 chromosome 15, MPM_Emac_v1.0, whole genome shotgun sequence encodes:
- the LOC129343690 gene encoding uncharacterized protein LOC129343690: protein MITRGTLESRFQNNIRGQSLKIVEVTPCKSLWKINHGVFQSRFRDKVEGQSLKIEAVPLPISVQMITRGTLESRFQNNIRGQSLNIEAVTPPISVRKITQGALQSRFRNNIQGQSLKIVEVTPRMSLWKITQGVFLSRFRDKTEGQSLKTVEVTPHKSLGKITQGVFLSRFREKTEGQSLKTVEVTPHKSLGKITQGVFLSRFRDKTEGQRNSPLLIYVVWMNMIMVQRSNGSRTLLGGPPLFLPPQGTGVDMAVSGSIPSAILSAITPRNRSAMVWDNSVLAAEEQRGIPKVSNFCIAFHWRRLAAEDKTSGGHQKDHEDSACSSRSTTHTNFILCNDCNPDDLLISSPVAGTHVSTKMQCRWYNMTQP from the exons atgaTAACCCGAGGCACCTTGGAATCCCGCTTTCAGAATAATATCcgagggcaaag tttgaagatagTGGAAGTCACGCCATGCAAGTCTCTATGGAAGATAAACCACGGCGTCTTtcaatcccgctttcgggataaagttgaagggcaaag tttgaagattgaggcagtcccgctacccatatctgtacaaatgaTAACCCGAGGCACCTTGGAATCCCGCTTTCAGAATAATATCcgagggcaaag tttgaatatTGAGGCAGTCACGCCACCCATATCTGTACGAAAGATAACCCAAGGCgccttgcaatcccgctttcggaataatatccaagggcagag tttgaagattgtggaagtcacgccacgcatgTCTCtgtggaagattacccaaggcgtcttcctatcccgctttcgggataaaactgaagggcaaag tttgaagactgtggaagtcacgccacacAAGTCTCtagggaagattacccaaggcgtcttcctatcccgctttcgggaaaaaactgaagggcaaag tttgaagactgtggaagtcacgccacacAAGTCTCtagggaagattacccaaggcgtcttcctatcccgctttcgggataaaactgaagggcaaag GAATAGCCCTCTGCTCATATACGTCGTGTGGATGAACATG ATCATGGTTCAAAGATCAAACGGCAGCCGCACACTGCTTGGTGGCCCACCTCTCTTCCTGCCTCCACAAGGCACTGGTGTGGACATGGCTGTGAGTGGCAGCATCCCCTCGGCCATCCTGTCAGCAATCACCCCTCGCAACCGCTCTGCAATG GTTTGGGACAACAGTGTATTGGCAGCAGAGGAACAGAGAGGGATACCCAAGGTCAGCAATTTCTGCATTGCCTTTCATTGGAGGAGGCTGGCAGCTGAGGATAAGACCAGTGGCGGACATCAGAAGGACCACGAAGACAGCGCCTGCTCTTCCAGGTCTACGACACACACCAATTTCATTCTGTGCAATGATTGCAA CCCTGATGACCTTTTAATTTCTTCACCTGTGGCTGGGACACAT gTGTCTACCAAGATGCAATGTAGATGGTACAACATGACTCAGCCCTAG